AAATGGCAGGAATTTATGACAGTGCAATTGCCAGAGAGTTTTATTGAATGGAATAAGGGTCGGAGAATCGGCTTTCTGGAAGATATTCAGAAAGGCAGACCAGAGCTGGCAGGACCTCATAATGGAATAGTCGCAACCTGCGGTTATAAAAGATCAGATACCAGCTTCAGTTTGAATAATGCCGTGAAAGGGATGGGATTTTTACCTAAGCCAGAGAAAATGGAAGAGATGATAGCGCTCCTGGATTCTACTGTGGATGCTGATTTTCCTGTAAAGCTGGCAGTATTAACAAGTTTTTATGAGAATCTGGAAGAGAATTTTGATCTTACCAAGCAGGGTTCGCTTGAACTCTATTCTCAACCACAATTCATGACGCAGAGCTTTCTGAACCAGATGTATAATCCGGCATCTACTATAGTATATCTGGATATTCCATCATATAAGCTTAAAACTATTGCCCGGCTGATCGACCCTAATGATCCCAATCTCACTGATTATGAAAAGCAGGTTGTTACCTGGATAAATAAAATCCATGATTACTTTCATGGTCCTTTTAATACGGAATTTATTGGTGTGATCTATAACGTGATAGAAGTATTTGATAATTCACCCCGGGGCAGGGATCCCAAAACAGGTATGGGAAGACGCCTGATGCCCTTACTTCCTTAGATCATGAAGTTATTACTAAAAATATTCATAGTTTCTGTTCTGCTGTTTCTCAGCGGATGTGCTGGCAATATGTATAAGACAGATGGCGGCTATAAAAGAGAACATGGCTATTATAAAACCAATACTTCCCGCAAGCAGGCAGAAGCTGAGCAGGGAGATGAATTATGGATGGTCTGCTCCTATTATGCAGATAAATTTCACGGCAGAACTACTTCTAATGGAGAGACCTTTGACATGTACAAACTCACCTGCGCCCATAAAGAGCTGCCATTCAATACGGAACTGCGGGTTACTGATCCTGATACAGGCAAATCTGTGGATGTGAGAGTCAATGATCGAGGTCCCTTCATTGCCGGACGTGATCTTGATCTATCTTATGCAGCAGCAAAGCAGATAGGCTTGATTCCTTATGGTGTAAGAAAACTGCAGGTAGAAATTATAAAAAAACCGTAGGCTATATGATAAATAAGAATATTCACCTCTCTACTGAAGTGGAGAAGGCAAAAAGAGAAAGAAGACCCATTATTGCTCTGGAATCTACGATCATTGCTCATGGCATGCCATATCCGCAAAACCTTGAAACAGCAATGAATCTTGAGAATATCGTGCGCAGACAGGGATATTGTCCCGCAACTGTATTTTTATTGGATGGCAATATTATGATAGGTGCTGAGCAGGAGCAATTGGAATATCTGGCCCAGGCAAAAGATGTGCAAAAGGTATCCACGCGAGAAATCGCCAGCGTGCTGGTGCAAAAACAGACAGGTGCAACCACAGTGGCAGCAACCATGCATTGCAGTCAT
This window of the Candidatus Stygibacter australis genome carries:
- a CDS encoding septal ring lytic transglycosylase RlpA family protein codes for the protein MKLLLKIFIVSVLLFLSGCAGNMYKTDGGYKREHGYYKTNTSRKQAEAEQGDELWMVCSYYADKFHGRTTSNGETFDMYKLTCAHKELPFNTELRVTDPDTGKSVDVRVNDRGPFIAGRDLDLSYAAAKQIGLIPYGVRKLQVEIIKKP